In Chitinophagales bacterium, one DNA window encodes the following:
- a CDS encoding LptF/LptG family permease, protein MMHIKILDRYIIRKFLGTFFLTLALFILIAIVFDVTEKLEDFLDGDVPLSEIIFDYYFNFIPYFAVLFTPLFLFVAVIFFTSRMAYRSEIIAILNSGITFNRMLLPYMIAAGIVAALNIYANHWLIPNANKTRIAFEDEYIGYRPRNTGRDIHMQIAKDQFIYLESFNFDDSTGYKFSYEIFNNGSLVYKIRSEKIKWDHSKQQWLLKNFMVRTNNDMQETLKTGRDTLISYGFQVKDFEKKLNEVFTMNARELNEVINELTLRGADNIAFYEVEKYKRTAFPFAIFILTLIGVSLASRKVRGGIGLHIGIGITISFAYILFQQFSQTFSTNGDLPAVVGVWIPNIIFGVVAVVLYRGAPK, encoded by the coding sequence ATGATGCATATCAAAATTCTCGATCGTTATATCATCAGGAAGTTCCTCGGCACTTTCTTTCTGACCCTGGCACTGTTTATCCTGATTGCCATTGTTTTTGACGTAACCGAAAAACTGGAAGATTTCCTGGATGGTGATGTGCCATTATCAGAAATTATTTTTGATTACTACTTCAATTTCATTCCATATTTCGCCGTCTTGTTTACGCCGCTTTTCTTGTTTGTGGCGGTAATATTTTTCACATCAAGAATGGCTTACCGCTCGGAAATCATTGCCATCCTGAATTCCGGCATCACATTCAACAGGATGCTGTTACCTTATATGATTGCTGCCGGCATCGTGGCAGCACTAAACATATATGCCAATCACTGGCTGATTCCCAATGCAAACAAGACACGCATCGCATTTGAAGATGAGTACATCGGTTACAGGCCCCGGAATACCGGCCGCGATATTCATATGCAGATTGCCAAAGATCAGTTTATCTACCTGGAAAGTTTCAACTTCGATGACAGTACCGGCTACAAATTTTCTTATGAGATTTTCAACAATGGCAGCCTCGTTTATAAAATCCGCAGCGAAAAGATTAAATGGGATCATAGCAAACAACAGTGGCTGCTGAAGAACTTTATGGTGCGAACAAACAATGATATGCAGGAGACATTAAAAACAGGAAGAGACACCCTGATTTCATATGGGTTCCAGGTAAAGGATTTCGAAAAAAAGCTGAATGAAGTATTTACGATGAATGCCCGTGAACTGAATGAAGTAATCAACGAACTTACCCTGCGTGGTGCCGATAATATTGCCTTTTATGAAGTTGAAAAATACAAACGTACGGCCTTCCCCTTTGCCATTTTTATTTTAACCCTTATCGGCGTTTCGCTTGCTTCCCGAAAAGTGAGAGGTGGTATCGGCCTGCATATCGGTATCGGCATTACCATCAGCTTTGCTTACATTCTGTTTCAGCAGTTTTCACAAACATTTTCTACCAACGGCGACTTGCCAGCTGTCGTCGGCGTCTGGATTCCCAATATCATTTTTGGCGTCGTAGCTGTCGTGCTATACAGAGGAGCGCCCAAATAG